A stretch of the Dyella telluris genome encodes the following:
- a CDS encoding sensor histidine kinase: MIATGLQALLVRVYYIVVEPALALPAVWSIADITDLGADLGIVIGAWVGVMMIRRGRFNRGIQFFLCVYLLTLAANFATTGYRHAPPDPTPTLLLAIGGVVLGRRTLWTVYFAIIGCFALGQLGDAWWLPGPRHPFWWSFHALPMLIVAYLMVGFAIDCTTRALRQMLSDAVQRGEALARTNELLKTEMEERERTQNQLIHSQKLDAIGRAASGVAHDFDNVLNVVLGYAAQREQLADLGTPALLNAMQGIELAALRALTISRKLLNFSRQEVGVSQVFDAATAVAELEPMLHQLLGTYIQLECRMPAIELPLQLDRGQFELMILNIAANARDAMPEGGQFTLHLEADSGSRSVKLTLADSGTGMSDDVRAKVFEPFYTTKPFGRGTGLGLSVVASMVGAAHGSIDVVSAPMHGTTFIIRLPIYGAPMTSSLLDVQTECDAQDSLAKR, translated from the coding sequence ATGATCGCGACCGGGTTGCAGGCGCTGCTGGTGCGCGTCTACTACATCGTCGTCGAACCGGCTTTGGCATTGCCTGCGGTGTGGTCCATCGCCGACATCACTGATCTCGGCGCGGACCTCGGCATCGTGATCGGCGCATGGGTCGGCGTGATGATGATCCGGCGCGGCCGCTTCAATCGCGGCATCCAGTTTTTCCTGTGCGTTTACCTGCTCACACTGGCCGCGAACTTCGCCACGACCGGGTACCGCCACGCGCCACCCGACCCCACGCCCACCCTTCTTCTCGCCATCGGCGGCGTGGTGCTTGGGCGACGCACGCTGTGGACGGTGTACTTCGCCATCATCGGCTGCTTCGCGCTGGGACAACTCGGTGACGCGTGGTGGCTGCCAGGACCGAGGCACCCCTTCTGGTGGTCGTTTCACGCCTTGCCGATGCTGATCGTGGCGTACCTGATGGTGGGCTTCGCCATCGACTGCACGACGCGTGCACTGCGACAGATGCTGTCCGATGCCGTGCAGCGCGGCGAGGCGCTGGCACGCACCAACGAATTGCTCAAGACCGAAATGGAAGAGCGCGAACGCACGCAGAACCAGCTCATTCATTCGCAGAAACTCGATGCCATCGGCCGCGCGGCCAGTGGCGTCGCCCACGATTTCGACAACGTGCTGAACGTGGTGCTGGGTTACGCCGCGCAACGCGAACAACTGGCGGACCTCGGCACGCCTGCCCTGCTCAATGCCATGCAGGGCATCGAACTGGCGGCGCTGCGCGCGCTCACCATCAGCCGCAAGCTGCTCAACTTCAGCCGGCAGGAAGTGGGCGTAAGCCAGGTGTTCGACGCGGCCACGGCTGTGGCGGAACTGGAGCCCATGCTGCATCAGCTGCTCGGCACCTACATCCAGCTCGAGTGCCGGATGCCGGCCATCGAACTGCCGCTGCAGCTTGATCGTGGGCAGTTCGAACTGATGATCCTCAACATCGCGGCGAACGCACGCGACGCCATGCCCGAAGGCGGCCAGTTCACGCTGCATCTGGAGGCCGACAGCGGCTCTCGCTCGGTAAAGCTGACCCTGGCCGATTCCGGCACCGGCATGAGCGACGATGTGCGCGCCAAGGTTTTCGAGCCGTTCTACACCACCAAGCCATTCGGCCGTGGCACGGGACTGGGGCTTTCCGTGGTAGCCAGCATGGTTGGTGCGGCACACGGATCCATCGACGTCGTCAGTGCGCCCATGCATGGCACAACCTTCATCATCCGCCTGCCGATTTACGGCGCGCCGATGACATCTTCACTGTTGGACGTCCAAACGGAATGCGACGCTCAGGACTCGCTGGCGAAAAGATAA
- a CDS encoding response regulator transcription factor, translating into MTTRTLDRAWHVGVLEDDAQLREGIIIPGLRYFGFQVTGASSAADLYRHMLTRRFDMVVLDIGLPDESGLNVVRHLREISTLGIVMLTGNTGMDDHVTALTRGADAFLNKPVNIEVLAATLHSVARRLAGAPGVGGSSPPSAGLGRWRLDTDDWCLVTPAGHALPLTAPERCILRVLMAVRGEPVSREKLISALTSDIYEFDPHRLEMMVHRLRRKAQDAAGQPLPLLTSRGQGYLFASES; encoded by the coding sequence ATGACCACACGGACGCTCGACCGCGCGTGGCACGTCGGTGTGCTGGAGGATGATGCGCAGCTGCGCGAAGGCATCATCATTCCTGGCCTGCGCTACTTCGGCTTCCAGGTGACGGGTGCGAGCTCGGCGGCGGATCTTTATCGCCACATGCTGACGCGTCGCTTCGACATGGTGGTGCTCGATATCGGCCTGCCTGATGAAAGCGGGCTCAATGTGGTGCGCCACCTGCGCGAGATCTCCACGCTTGGCATCGTCATGCTCACCGGCAATACCGGCATGGACGATCACGTCACGGCGCTGACGCGCGGTGCCGATGCGTTTCTCAACAAGCCGGTGAACATCGAAGTTCTTGCAGCGACGCTGCACAGCGTGGCGCGACGCCTTGCCGGTGCGCCAGGCGTGGGCGGCTCATCGCCGCCGTCGGCGGGCCTCGGCCGCTGGCGCCTGGATACGGATGACTGGTGCCTGGTGACGCCTGCAGGCCATGCCTTGCCGTTGACGGCGCCGGAGCGATGCATCCTGCGTGTGTTGATGGCAGTGCGTGGCGAGCCGGTGTCGCGCGAAAAGCTGATCAGCGCGCTTACCTCGGACATCTACGAGTTCGATCCGCACCGTCTCGAAATGATGGTGCACCGCCTGCGCCGCAAGGCACAGGATGCCGCAGGCCAGCCGCTGCCGCTGCTCACGTCGCGCGGTCAGGGTTATCTTTTCGCCAGCGAGTCCTGA
- a CDS encoding protease pro-enzyme activation domain-containing protein: protein MSSRIRKTRASLPAFKAALPVALALAFSPLAAHAADWAPTHSHAALLKTVTSTSAGANKAAVTHTSYKVNRRGLPQVQSMVTALDNSKPLHIAVSLNLRNTDQLQAFIKDVNTPGTAVFGKFLTPDQFKASYSPTDAQVQAVIAHLQKSGFTHVSVSPNNTLVFADGNAATVATAFNATMKTYSENGKQRFANDSEVMVPQALGGIVGAVIGLQNIEHKHPMNFLGKPVTETASTTTQATGTAVTHPTTQFPTIYDAGNTPTAFNTTVGIVTWGDVSQTQDDLNLMTASQAMPTTNVRVVPVPLGSAVDFSDDPASDTEWNLDSQSIVGASGGVKQLVFYTAANGKDGAADEELTDAGITAAYNAAVTDKTPAKVINVSLGEDETVANQSGTQTADDAIFVQAVAQGQTFSVASGDQGVYVSSGGEFASPTGVVFPSPFSLSSYSVSEPATSPNVIAVGGTELMTNGTAWAGETTWNDGVAQADDGNLRIWASTGGKSLFENAPAWQASGLGASVRQVPDIAYDASSVTGAQIIIGGQRYSVGGTSLASPIFVGVFARVQTYANNSIGFPASMMYRDFPTHASVLHDVTSGNNGLTANGTTYGYNAGTGWDFTTGFGSLDISQFNALAYTWGNGSPATTNPPVVPTTLTNGVAVTTQGQAGSSQQFVLNVTGTPTTLLIRTTGGSGDVSLYVKRGSAASATSYDYSSVHANSNNESVVVRAPAAGTYYITVTSPAIFTGVTVQGTYN from the coding sequence ATGTCCAGTCGCATTCGCAAGACCCGCGCAAGCCTGCCCGCCTTCAAAGCCGCGCTGCCCGTGGCCCTCGCCCTCGCCTTCAGCCCGCTGGCGGCGCACGCCGCGGACTGGGCGCCCACGCACAGCCACGCTGCCCTGTTGAAGACCGTGACCAGCACGTCGGCCGGCGCCAACAAGGCTGCGGTTACGCACACCAGTTACAAGGTCAATCGTCGCGGCCTGCCGCAAGTGCAGTCGATGGTGACCGCGCTGGACAACAGCAAGCCGCTGCACATCGCCGTGAGCCTGAATCTGCGCAACACCGATCAGCTGCAGGCCTTCATCAAGGACGTCAACACGCCGGGCACCGCCGTGTTCGGCAAGTTCCTCACGCCCGATCAGTTCAAGGCGAGCTACTCGCCGACTGACGCGCAGGTTCAGGCCGTGATCGCGCATTTGCAGAAGTCCGGCTTCACGCATGTCTCCGTGTCGCCGAATAACACGCTGGTCTTTGCGGACGGCAACGCGGCCACCGTGGCCACGGCATTCAACGCCACCATGAAGACCTACTCGGAGAACGGCAAACAGCGCTTCGCCAATGACAGCGAAGTGATGGTGCCGCAGGCACTCGGTGGCATCGTCGGCGCGGTGATCGGCCTGCAGAACATCGAGCACAAGCACCCGATGAACTTCCTCGGCAAGCCCGTGACGGAAACGGCGAGCACCACCACCCAGGCCACGGGCACGGCGGTGACGCATCCGACCACGCAGTTCCCGACGATCTACGACGCCGGCAACACGCCCACGGCATTCAACACCACCGTGGGTATCGTGACCTGGGGTGACGTCTCGCAGACGCAGGACGACCTGAACCTGATGACCGCATCGCAGGCCATGCCCACCACCAATGTGCGCGTGGTGCCGGTACCGCTGGGCAGCGCGGTCGACTTCTCGGACGATCCGGCTTCGGACACCGAATGGAACCTCGATTCGCAATCCATCGTCGGCGCCTCCGGCGGCGTCAAGCAGCTGGTGTTCTACACCGCCGCGAACGGCAAGGATGGTGCAGCGGATGAAGAGCTCACCGACGCGGGCATCACCGCTGCCTACAACGCTGCCGTGACCGACAAGACACCCGCCAAGGTGATCAACGTGTCGCTGGGCGAAGACGAAACCGTGGCCAACCAGAGCGGCACGCAGACCGCGGACGATGCCATCTTCGTGCAGGCCGTGGCGCAGGGTCAGACCTTCTCGGTGGCCTCGGGTGACCAGGGTGTCTATGTGAGCTCGGGCGGCGAATTCGCCAGCCCCACCGGCGTCGTGTTCCCCTCCCCGTTCAGCCTTTCCAGCTATTCGGTGAGCGAACCGGCCACGTCGCCCAACGTGATTGCCGTGGGCGGCACCGAACTGATGACCAACGGCACCGCCTGGGCCGGCGAGACCACGTGGAACGATGGCGTTGCACAAGCCGATGACGGCAACCTGCGCATCTGGGCCAGCACCGGCGGCAAGAGCCTGTTCGAGAACGCGCCGGCGTGGCAGGCCTCGGGCCTGGGCGCCAGCGTGCGCCAGGTACCGGATATCGCCTATGACGCATCCTCGGTGACGGGCGCGCAGATCATCATCGGTGGCCAGCGTTACTCGGTGGGCGGCACCAGCCTTGCATCGCCGATCTTCGTGGGCGTGTTCGCGCGCGTGCAGACCTATGCGAACAACTCCATCGGTTTTCCGGCCAGCATGATGTATCGCGATTTCCCCACTCACGCGTCGGTGCTGCATGACGTGACCTCGGGCAACAACGGCCTGACCGCGAACGGCACCACCTATGGCTACAACGCTGGCACCGGCTGGGACTTCACCACCGGCTTCGGATCGCTGGACATCAGCCAGTTCAACGCGCTGGCCTACACCTGGGGCAATGGCAGCCCGGCGACCACCAACCCGCCGGTCGTACCCACCACGCTTACCAACGGCGTGGCGGTGACCACGCAGGGCCAGGCGGGCAGCAGCCAGCAATTCGTCCTCAATGTCACGGGCACGCCGACTACCCTGCTGATCCGCACGACGGGCGGCAGTGGCGACGTGTCGCTGTACGTGAAGCGCGGCAGCGCAGCCAGCGCCACCTCGTATGACTACTCGTCGGTGCATGCCAACTCGAACAACGAGTCGGTGGTGGTTCGCGCCCCTGCTGCGGGTACTTACTACATCACGGTGACGAGCCCGGCCATTTTTACCGGTGTGACGGTGCAGGGCACCTACAACTAA